TAAAACCCTCCACGTCGGATAGAAAAAACGACCAATAGTAATGCAGCAAACAGCCACGTCATCGTCGAGTTAACTTTGTTTGGGCCTGTATGGTATGAATGTTTTTGAGCCCACGTTCTGGAGAAGAAAGACCGACGTGTTACGCGACCTGTCCTCTTTGTCTTTGTAGTAACCCTAATTTTGTTCTTCACCCTCCTTTCGTCTTCCTGATCTtccatctctctcttctctaaATCCGTTTTCTTGAGTAACTTCACCACTAACTCCTGTAATCAAACCTTGGTTTAACACATTCAATGGATTCCTTTCGCCTTcctctttatttttctatttatagatCTGATTTCTTAGCGTCCAGTTTGATCATATTCGCGTCCCAGAGACTGACTGATGTCAGCTTACTTTTGGTAGCTTTGTTCAAGAGTTTAGTTCATCAGTGAATTCAGAATCTGCTTTCCAGGAATCATGCTCTTTAGAAGAACTTAGAGAAACTGATCGTAGGTAAGTTGgtgttattatttgtttttgtaaattttgaataaagttTAAGATCACCTTGCATCTTTCCTTAAGTAATTTGGTGATATTGTTTGCAGTTCGCCAGTTTCTTCTCCAGAGACTTTAACAGATGGTCCGGGGATAAGCCTATTGATATTCTTGATGATCATGTCAGAGTTTCTGAATCTGACTCACGTGTATCAGTGGCATCTGAGCAACAGTTACCCGAAGAGAAGGAAGCTCACAGATCTGACAATTTGGATGAGTACTCAGAAATTCAATTGTTCAATAGGAACGGTCCACATTATACTCCTTTAGAGTTTGAAGAGCAGCAAAATCCTCCTGAGTTGCAAAAAGCTCCTGTAAGGTTTCCTGCAATTTGTACCTTTAGAAAATCCAAGGCATTAAGTTGTCTTCAGGCTTTTCTTTGAGCAGTTGGGCCTTACATGTGTCATGATTATCTTTCATTTCATTAGGCAAGAAAAACTAACGTATCATTTTGCTAATGGAGCAGGTGTTAAGTACTCAAATGGTGAACAATGGCCCTTCATCTACGATTCCCATGctgcagcagcaacaacaacaacagcaggTGTCAATGCAACAGATGTACCCGCAGGTTCAAGTTGCACATTTTCCCAATCTGATGCCTTATCGTCAGTTTGTCTCCTATGTTCCCCAGATGCCCATGCCAGGCTACTCAGGTAACCCAGCAGCGTATGCACACCCTTCAAATGGAAATAGCTATGTTCTGATGCCTGGAGGTGGTTTTCATCCTAGTTCAAATGGTGTCAAGTATGGCATCCAGCAATTCAAGCCAGTCCCAACAGGTGGTCCTACTGGTTTTGGGACTTACAACAACAACCCTAATGCGTATCAGATTAATACTCCCAATGTAGTTGGAAACGCCATGGGTCTTGAAGATCCATCTCGCATGAAATACAAAGATGGAAATATCTACGTTCAAAACCCTCAGGTAATATTAACAAAGATGGAACTTCCTCTTACCCCAACCACAGTTTTTTTTACCTTCTGTATTTCTGAATTGTGTTTCTTTATATGACGCAGCAGGCTGAGACTTCTGATATTTGGATGCAGAATCCAAGAGATCTTTCAAGCCTTCAGTCTCCTCCATATTACAACATAGCTGGTCAAACGCCTCATGGTGCTTATTTACCATCCCATACATCACATCCATCCTTCAACGCCGCTGCACAATCTACTCAAATGCAGTTCCAGGGTCTCTTCCATCCCCCACAACCTGGTGCAATGGCGAATCCACACCACATGGAACCTGGGCTTGGTGGTAATGTTGGGGTTGTACCGTCTCCTCCCTCTCAACTTGGTGCTTATCAGCAATCACAACTTGCTCATCCAAATTGGGGAGCAAACTTCTGAATAAAGTTCTAACTTCTCTATCTAATGGATCATAATATAGCCGAAAGCAAATGTATTGATTTTCTTTGTGAAACGGCCAAACTCTATTTTATTATCTTCTTTAGTTAATGAATGCATAAAATGCTGCCCTAATGAATGGAtcataaaaaattttgatttttttaacatGTCTTAAAGAATGTACAACTTTCAAATAgccatatttataaaaaaaatagtataaaacaATCTAGAAAAGGAAAATACTATCTTAAATTAGTTGGTATCTATGctaaaatatttgaagaaataacataaaaatatttttcaatatatcaTAAATTATGCCATACCAACAAAATTGAATATAGCAAAGAAAATAATTGTTATCAATATAATTAGCCTGATAAAAattgaaacagaaaaaaaagatacatggagaaaatatttaaaataacacaataaaaacattaaattatttaaaaaaaaatgaaatacaaaCTCTATCAATATAATGATGTTTACAAAAATCATAATGAAATATTTCAACTATAATCATCTACATTATTCTTTTAAACATTTTAAgctatctattctattaaaactacTGTATGACCAATTGATATTTGTTTGGTCCAATTATTTATAAACCACtttcttaaaaatttaactgccatgacatgtatatatatattataacctcTTCTTTCCTTGGTATTTTATAACCTcccgatgaaaaaaaaataacctcATCTTCCCTTTACTTCCTATCATTTCGGGATGCATTACTTTGAGTGGAAAAAATATTCGACTACAATCATTGACAGCAACCAATTCATCTATTAGATGCTTTGATTTTCGCATGCATGATACCATTTTGTATATACATTATCAATAACAATTAATAGCATTTATATTCATAGtatcaataactatgtttacaaataaataaataattataccaGCTTTAAATATCGGAcggtttgaataaaaatatcaaataatttagataattttaaatttatggataaaaatattcgggtaattttgttaataaatagtatttttagtatatttaactatttaaaaattaagtataattaatatttgtggGTATATAATTCCATTTTAAAGTTTTGGATACCTATTTGGTTAGCGGTTTGGTTCCGttcaattcaattttttggttCCAGAGATATATGATTCACTTGATTATTTATGAATTAGGTTTacatttggttttagttttttggtTCTGGATAAATGTGTCTAAACCTATACAATATCTTATACAGAAATTAGGGGTGGTCGTTCGAGTACTCATTCCGATTTGGTTAGGATCTAATTCggattttgggttttcggagtttaatattttagcctcattcaaatatttttaaattttagttctGGTTCGAATAACccattgaaattattttaaaaatcttaaagtTCATATACTAAATAATATTGATAACTAAATTGTATATTGATATGTTTGTTGCTTCCTACGAGCAAAACACATACCTATTTCATTTAACTACTTTTTACATTTAACTGATTTTATGAATGTGAACAGgtgatattctttttttttgttcaaccagGAACGAggtgatatttattttaagctatatataaaaaatataccgaaaaacaaaacaaacaatataccCGCGCTTTGTAgcgcgggtcaagatctagtttgctcttaaattaattcaaaataattttaactattcaaataatttaaaaattaaaattgttataatatataatccgcgcgtagcgcggagacGGACCTAGTCTAGTTTAAAAACAGCATCAGATATTCTGTAAAACAGTTTAAATtaggaatttttaaaatttaaatttatgacaaataattattaaaaaaaatataagggaTTTGCTCCGTGCGTAGCAAGCTATGATAGTAATATAAATACACGACACACAACACGcgcgtagagagagagaggaaaacccgaatattttttcaattgcgGCCAAAGAGTTGGAAGAAGGATGATGAGGATGTGCGATCTTGGGGAGAAATTGGTTGTGGAGATATTCAAGATGGTTCCGATAACATCTCTGAAGGCGGTTCGATCTACTTGCAAAACATGGGAGGCTATAACGAAAAGCTGGGTGGTTTTGGGTAAAAAAGCAGCAGATGAGTTTCTTGTGGGGTTCGTGAAGATGAATAACAAGGTCTACTCTCTGAGGTACCATCAAGGAGATGTATCGGTACAGCAGGTAGATCTGCTTAATCAGTTGGAGATATCCGCAGTATATCACTGCGATGGGTTGGTGTTATGCGTGGCTAATGACCTTTCGAAGCTGGTGGTGTGGAACCCTTACCTGTGTCAATCAAGGTGGATCGGACCGAGAGGAGAAAGCTTCAAGGCAAGCGACATTTACGCCATCGGATACTCGGAGGATAAGAGTAAGAAGCGCGACCACAAAATCCTGAGGTTGGTGGATGACAACTGTGTCGCTGGACCAGTACTAAGCGTTTTCAGGTGCGAAATCTATGAAATGAGCAGCTCTGATTCAT
This Brassica napus cultivar Da-Ae chromosome C6, Da-Ae, whole genome shotgun sequence DNA region includes the following protein-coding sequences:
- the LOC111206980 gene encoding F-box/kelch-repeat protein At1g24800-like — encoded protein: MMRMCDLGEKLVVEIFKMVPITSLKAVRSTCKTWEAITKSWVVLGKKAADEFLVGFVKMNNKVYSLRYHQGDVSVQQVDLLNQLEISAVYHCDGLVLCVANDLSKLVVWNPYLCQSRWIGPRGESFKASDIYAIGYSEDKSKKRDHKILRLVDDNCVAGPVLSVFRCEIYEMSSSDSSWRVLEEAKPKWEIDVHQRGASVNGNTYFFAHDRVDDIEPDADGSIPVDGVEDFLLSFDFTKERFGPRLPLPFHSFNEDCVTLSSFLRGDDEQLAALFGGCESSFFEIWLTLTLVEPDHVSWTKFLLVETGGPIFTSLHFQLGGSFFVDEENKVAVVFELDSYISISAPPPS